One Brassica napus cultivar Da-Ae chromosome C4, Da-Ae, whole genome shotgun sequence genomic region harbors:
- the LOC106396813 gene encoding mitochondrial proton/calcium exchanger protein, which yields MASRAILRRKSIVSDYLNVYARSAQSFQSFGNSARKVNNPPLEADPVAKDKPFTGGYGLLLRPRFHGSSQVSGIGFGSSEMGSSLGMRYMSVSIRNATTVAAKKPEEEEKKDGVNRKEASPEECDQAVESLSSVKAKAKAKRLQESKKVARSILQMTWAFILGIGPALRAVASMSRADWAKKLTHWKQEFVSTLKHYWLGTKLLWADTRISSRLLLKLAGGKSLSRRERQQLTRTTADIFRLVPFAVFILVPFMEFLLPVFLKLFPNMLPSTFQDKMKEEEALKRKLLARIEYAKFLQETAKEMAKEVKHSRTGEAKQTAEDLVEFLDKVRKGRLVQNDEILGFAKLFNDELTLDNISRPRLVSMCRIMGISPYGTDAYLRYMLRKRLRSIKEDDKLIRAEGVDSLSEAELREDCRERGMLGTLSVEEMRQQLRDWMDLSLSHSVPSSLLILSRAFTVAGRVEADAVRATLSSLPDEVVDTVGVTSLPSEDPVSERLRKLEYLEMQDELIKKEEEKEEEELTRIKDVKGGEEDKALQEMTIPTAREAQEQARARVLEQQDDLCKLSRALGVLASASSVCREREEFLRLVKKEVEFYNTMVEREDVDGEKAAMKAYKAAREDSDQSDEVAEADEVSSALMEKVDGLIQNLEKEIDDVDIKIGKGWLLLDRDRDGKVTPDEVAAAAMYLKDTLANEGLQQLISNLSKDKEGRIMVEDIVRLGRLGSKPEENATEEEESN from the exons atggcgtcAAGAGCGATCTTACGGAGAAAGAGTATCGTTTCTGATTACTTGAACGTCTACGCTCGTTCAGCTCAAAGCTTTCAATCTTTTGGAAACTCTGCTCGGAAAGTCAACAATCCTCCTTTGGAAGCTGATCCTGTAGCCAAAGACAAGCCCTTTACTGGAGGATATGGTCTGCTTTTGCGTCCTAGGTTCCATGGTTCTTCTCAAGTCTCGGGAATTGGTTTTGGAAGTTCAGAGATGGGTTCTTCTCTGGGGATGAGATACATGAGCGTATCTATCCGTAACGCTACTACAGTTGCAGCTAAGAAACCTgaggaagaggagaagaaagatgGTGTGAATAGGAAAGAGGCTTCTCCTGAGGAATGTGACCAAGCTGTTGAGAGTCTGAGCAGTGTTAAAGCAAAGGCGAAAGCTAAACGCTTACAAGAATCCAAGAAGGTTGCTCGGTCGATTCTTCAGATGACTTGGGCTTTTATTCTTGGGATTGGTCCTGCTTTAAGAGCTGTTGCCTCCATGAGCAG GGCGGATTGGGCGAAGAAGCTTACTCACTGGAAACAAGAGTTTGTGTCAACGTTGAAACATTATTGGCTGGGGACGAAACTGCTCTGGGCTGACACTAGAATCAGTTCAAGGTTGCTGCTTAAGTTGGCTGGTGGAAAGAGTCTCTCTAGGAGAGAAAGGCAGCAGCTAACTAGAACAACAGCTGATATCTTTAGATTAGTGCCGTTTGCTGTGTTCATTCTCGTGCCCTTTATGGAGTTTCTCCTACCGGTTTTCTTGAAGCTCTTCCCTAATATGTTGCCGTCGACTTTCCAGGACAAGATGAAAGAAGAG GAAGCATTGAAAAGGAAGTTACTTGCTAGGATAGAATACGCTAAGTTTCTTCAGGAAACTGCCAAAGAGATGGCTAAGGAAGTTAAGCATTCGAGAACTGGTGAAGCGAAGCAAACCGCTGAGGACCTGGTTGAGTTTCTAGACAAG GTTCGGAAAGGTCGACTAGTCCAAAACGATGAAATTTTGGGCTTTGCAAAGCTTTTCAACGATGAGCTTACTTTGGATAACATTAGCAG GCCTCGCTTGGTTAGCATGTGTAGAATTATGGGTATTAGCCCATATGGAACAGATGCTTATCTGCGATACATGCTCAGAAAAAGACTGAGGAG CATCAAGGAAGATGATAAACTGATTAGAGCTGAGGGTGTGGATTCCCTCTCAGAAGCTGAGCTACGCGAAGATTGCAGGGAACGGGGAATGCTGGGGACGCTTTCAGTTGAAGAGATGAGGCAACAG CTTCGCGACTGGATGGACTTGTCACTTAGTCACTCTGTCCCCTCGTCGTTACTGATCCTATCTAG GGCATTCACGGTTGCAGGAAGAGTTGAGGCAGATGCTGTCAGGGcaactctttcttctcttcctgaCGAGGTTGTGGATACTGTTGGTGTTACTTCTCTGCCATCTGAAGACCCTGTATCTGAGCGGCTAAGGAAGCTAGAGTACCTTGAGATGCAAGACGAACTGATCAAG aaagaagaagagaaagaagaggaagagcttACAAGGATTAAGGATGTTAAAGGTGGTGAAGAGGATAAGGCGCTGCAAGAGATGACTATACCAACGGCCAGAGAAGCCCAAGAACAGGCCAGAGCTAGAGTTCTTGAACAGCAAGATGATCTTTGCAAACTTAGCCGTGCACTGGGCGTTTTGGCTTCCGCTTCT tCAGTATGTAGAGAGCGCGAAGAGTTCTTGAGGCTGGTCAAGAAAGAG GTGGAGTTCTATAACACAATGGTCGAGAGAGAAGATGTTGATGGGGAAAAAGCTGCAATGAAGGCATACAAAGCAGCTAGAGAAGATAGTGACCAAAGTGATGAAGTTGCTGAAGCAGATGAGGTTTCTTCTGCACTAATGGAAAAG GTTGATGGTCTGATACAAAACCTCGAGAAGGAGATTGATGATGTGGATATTAAAATTGGCAAAGGCTGGCTGCTTCTTGACAG GGATCGAGATGGAAAGGTCACACCTGATGAAGTTGCAGCAGCTGCGATGTACCTGAAGGATACACTTGCTAATGAAGGTCTTCAACAACTAATCAGTAATCTCTCCAAAGATAAAG AGGGAAGAATTATGGTGGAAGACATTGTAAGGTTGGGGAGGTTAGGAAGTAAGCCAGAAGAAAATgcaacagaggaagaagaatcaaATTAA
- the LOC106396914 gene encoding protein FAM133B: MGKNQAYKAMQRSRVGSASAQPDEVEDGMVDGSFHTPEWHAARLASLKTTHTITWEEYKNKQKEEEMKKGELEADTNKLMREYRAQLDAERSLKLSKGRNYSSDKSHKDKKDRDSKKKRSKKRKHYSSSESSSSSDEEESRRSRSSSRRSKKEKKHKSSRDKHSSKTKDDGPVPLSRFFGNLKS; encoded by the exons ATGGGGAAGAATCAAGCGTACAAGGCTATGCAGAGATCCAGGGTTGGCTCCGCCTCAGCTCAGCCCGATGAGGTTGAAGATGGAATG GTGGATGGTTCATTTCATACACCAGAGTGGCATGCGGCTCGTTTGGCTAGTCTCAAGACTACCCACACCATCACCTGGGAAGAGTACAAAAATAAGCAAAAG GAAGAAGAGATGAAAAAGGGAGAACTTGAAGCAGATACCAATAAACTGATGCGTGAGTATAGAGCTCAGCTAGATGCAGAAAGGTCCTTGAAACTCTCCAAGGGGAGGAACTATTCTAGTGATAAGTCCCATAAAG ATAAGAAAGACAGAGattcaaagaagaaaagaagcaaAAAGAGAAAG CATTATTCATCCTCAGAGTCTTCATCTAGCAGCGATGAAGAAGAATCTAGAAGATCAAGATCAAGTTCTAGAAGAtcaaagaaggagaagaagcacAAGTCCAGCAGAGACAAACACTCTAGCAAAACTAAAGACGATGGCCCTGTACCACTCTCTAGATTCTTTGGCAATCTAAAGAGTTGA
- the LOC106396814 gene encoding sm-like protein LSM6A has product MSGSGDNKVSGTTKTPADFLKSIRGRPVVVKLNSGVDYRGILACLDGYMNIAMEQTEEYVNGQLKNKYGDAFIRGNNVLYISTVNTPLADGA; this is encoded by the exons ATGAGTGGGAGTGGAGATAATAAAGTTTCTGGAACGACAAAGACACCTGCTGATTTCCTCAAATCCATCCGTGGGAGACCTGTTGTTGTGAAGCTCAACTCTGGTGTTGATTATCGTG GCATTCTTGCTTGTCTTGACGGGTATATGAACATAGCAATGGAGCAGACAGAGGAGTATGTTAACGGGCAGCTCAAGAACAAATACGGTGATGCCTTCATCCGTGGAAACAATG TTCTTTACATCAGTACTGTGAACACACCTTTAGCTGACGGAGCTTAG
- the LOC106396913 gene encoding mitogen-activated protein kinase homolog MMK1-like, with the protein MLTQSLYMFPSLIPSTQQKEHKYLTNQIERIGVVMEPTNAAHEMVETNARATTDAQLYPPPEVLAVDENITANPSHDGRYIQYNIRDNIIELTAKYKPPVMPIGRGAYGFVCSATNWETNEKVAIKKIDQAFENKIKAKRTLREIKLLRHFEHENIIGIKDLILPPQRDAFEDVYIAFELMETDLHNIITSGQELESLHYEFFLYQILCGLKYIHSANVLHRDLKPSNLLVNENCQLKICDFGLARGTSEHNAMTEYVVTRWYRAPELLLNSSAYTSAIDIWSVGCIFLELLTRKTVFRGRDPVHQLRLILELLGSPSEEELGSLSENAKLYLRQLPYHDRQSFFVVFPNVPYPALDLIMKMLKFDPRQRISVEDALDHPYLREMQDFTDEPVCMTPFNFDLEEQPFTEGEIKELIYREALAFSP; encoded by the exons ATGCTTACTCAGTCACTATATATGTTTCCTTCTCTCATACCATCAACCCAACAAAAAGAACACAAATACCTTACCAACCAAATTGAAAGAattggagtagtcatggaaccAACCAATGCTGCTCATGAGATGGTGGAAACTAACGCTAGAGCTACCACTGACGCTCAGCTGTATCCGCCACCCGAAGTGCTAGCCGTTGATGAGAATATTACTGCGAATCCAAGCCATGACGGGAGATACATACAATACAACATACGCGACAATATCATCGAACTCACTGCAAAGTATAAGCCACCAGTCATGCCTATTGGCAGAGGTGCTTATGGCTTCGTTTG TTCAGCTACAAACTGGGAGACCAATGAAAAGGTGGCAATAAAGAAAATTGATCAGgcatttgaaaacaaaatcaagGCAAAGAGAACTTTACGtgaaatcaagcttcttcgtcACTTCGAGCATGAAAAT ATTATTGGAATCAAAGACCTAATATTGCCTCCTCAGAGAGATGCTTTTGAAGATGTATACATTGCATTTGAGTTAATGGAGACTGACCTTCATAACATCATAACATCCGGTCAAGAGCTAGAGTCACTTCATTACGAG TTTTTCTTGTACCAAATCCTGTGTGGATTAAAGTACATTCACTCAGCCAATGTGTTACATAGAGATTTAAAACCAAGCAACCTCCTCGTGAACGAGAACTGTCAACTAAAGATCTGTGATTTTGGACTTGCTCGTGGTACTTCAGAGCATAATGCAATGACTGAGTATGTTGTCACAAGGTGGTACCGTGCACCTGAGCTTCTCCTGAACTCATCTGCTTACACCTCAGCAATAGATATATGGTCCGTTGGCTGTATCTTCTTGGAGTTGCTGACTCGCAAAACGGTCTTCCGCGGTAGAGATCCTGTTCATCAGCTTCGTTTGATCTTGGAG CTCCTAGGCTCTCCATCAGAAGAAGAACTTGGATCATTGAGTGAAAATGCTAAGCTATACTTAAGGCAGCTTCCTTATCATGATCGCCAATCATTCTTTGTGGTATTCCCAAACGTGCCTTACCCTGCTCTTGACTTGATAATGAAGATGCTAAAGTTTGACCCTAGACAAAGAATCTCAG TTGAAGACGCGCTTGATCATCCATATCTGAGAGAGATGCAAGACTTCACTGATGAACCAGTGTGCATGACCCCCTTCAACTTCGATTTAGAGGAACAGCCATTCACAGAGGGGGAGATTAAGGAGTTAATCTACCGTGAAGCCTTAGCTTTCAGCCCTTAA